A single Roseivivax sp. THAF197b DNA region contains:
- a CDS encoding type II toxin-antitoxin system VapC family toxin — protein MSRYLLDTHAWAFLHLDRSRMPVATLQTLEQADEIFISPISAFEIAQKVRIGKWPEAAPLLTRFAELVGRDGTREATLTAEISLHAGVMDWPHRDPFDRILAATAEVLDLTLVTMDRAFATRSGLRTFW, from the coding sequence ATGAGCCGATATCTGCTCGACACGCATGCCTGGGCATTTCTCCATCTCGATCGCAGCCGCATGCCGGTTGCGACATTGCAGACCCTCGAACAGGCGGACGAAATCTTCATCAGCCCGATCAGCGCGTTCGAGATTGCCCAGAAGGTGCGCATCGGCAAATGGCCCGAGGCCGCGCCGCTCCTGACCCGCTTTGCAGAGCTTGTTGGCCGGGACGGGACGCGGGAAGCGACATTGACGGCTGAAATATCGCTCCATGCCGGGGTCATGGATTGGCCGCATCGCGATCCGTTCGACCGTATTCTAGCCGCGACGGCTGAGGTGCTGGATCTGACGCTCGTGACCATGGATCGTGCCTTCGCGACGCGATCCGGACTGCGCACTTTCTGGTAA
- a CDS encoding AAA family ATPase → MARKPEVPLPPYFNLDPKAAAGKLGEPIDTARFAKAAAFAGRGRDDLAKRGYSPDGRKRLRKFSMWEICRYLIPVAPAHLRRVLNKHPDLPQGEGQGNAKWFTLEDVLQLRDHFAEEGVSTKEYRPYRPEGLPAKIVAVANFKGGVGKTSTAAHLAMSAALDGYKVLVVDLDSQGSMTSIMGGQVADEWQTVFPLLARDYATHLQAENRVREAAGEAAVPLDETLTEALGFGLSDVVQKTHWPNIDLIGAQLNLYWAEFQIPVWRMQMRNWALWDALTASLEHGGALDEYDIILLDTPPALGYLTINALAAADIILVPLGASFLEFDSTGRFFDMLYSTFASIEDGENAARARAGLPEMRFEWDVVRAVITRFDASQQTDLANVIQAYFGDMMNAYRQEYTALVGQAGETVSGIYEADYRNFNRETYTRGREAFDRTYAEFKELLIGAWWRDAQAMTEEAQDGETQTA, encoded by the coding sequence ATGGCACGCAAACCGGAGGTTCCCCTCCCCCCCTATTTCAATCTGGATCCGAAAGCTGCCGCGGGCAAGCTGGGCGAGCCCATAGATACCGCGCGATTCGCGAAAGCTGCGGCGTTTGCCGGGCGCGGGCGCGACGATCTGGCCAAGCGTGGATATTCGCCGGACGGGCGCAAACGGCTGCGCAAATTCTCCATGTGGGAAATCTGCCGGTACCTGATCCCGGTGGCACCCGCGCATTTGCGCCGGGTTCTGAACAAGCATCCTGACCTGCCGCAAGGCGAGGGCCAGGGGAACGCGAAGTGGTTCACCCTTGAGGATGTGTTGCAGCTTCGGGATCATTTTGCCGAAGAAGGCGTCAGCACGAAGGAATACCGCCCCTACCGGCCCGAAGGCCTGCCCGCGAAGATCGTGGCAGTCGCCAATTTCAAGGGCGGGGTCGGCAAGACCTCGACCGCCGCGCATCTAGCGATGTCGGCGGCACTCGACGGCTACAAGGTGCTGGTCGTAGATCTCGACTCCCAGGGGTCGATGACCTCCATCATGGGCGGGCAGGTTGCCGATGAATGGCAGACGGTCTTCCCGCTTCTGGCGCGAGATTACGCGACCCATTTGCAGGCCGAAAACCGGGTGCGTGAAGCGGCGGGCGAAGCTGCGGTTCCGCTGGACGAGACGTTGACGGAGGCGCTCGGCTTCGGGCTGAGTGATGTCGTTCAGAAGACCCATTGGCCGAATATCGACCTAATCGGTGCGCAGCTGAACCTCTATTGGGCGGAGTTTCAGATCCCGGTCTGGCGTATGCAAATGCGCAACTGGGCGCTTTGGGATGCGCTGACCGCGTCGCTGGAGCATGGGGGCGCGCTGGATGAATACGATATCATCCTGCTCGACACGCCACCTGCACTTGGGTACCTGACGATCAATGCGCTTGCCGCGGCCGACATCATTCTTGTCCCGCTCGGCGCGTCGTTCCTCGAATTCGACTCGACGGGCCGTTTCTTCGACATGCTGTATTCGACCTTCGCCTCCATCGAGGATGGTGAAAACGCGGCGCGGGCGCGGGCGGGGCTGCCGGAAATGCGCTTCGAATGGGACGTTGTGCGGGCGGTGATCACGCGTTTCGATGCCTCTCAGCAGACCGATCTTGCCAATGTCATACAGGCCTATTTCGGCGACATGATGAACGCGTACCGGCAGGAATACACGGCACTCGTCGGGCAGGCCGGGGAGACCGTGTCGGGCATCTACGAGGCGGATTACCGCAACTTCAATCGCGAGACGTACACACGGGGGCGCGAGGCTTTCGACCGCACTTACGCGGAATTCAAGGAGCTCCTGATCGGGGCGTGGTGGCGCGATGCGCAGGCAATGACGGAGGAGGCCCAAGATGGCGAAACGCAGACAGCTTGA
- a CDS encoding acyltransferase, whose translation MERLEGLQFARALAVLMVLTGHVIAEAEHYFAIDLPGDAIPWTRGVDLFFVISGFIVIRSADKWRAGAGAFLARRFLRIAPLYYLFTTLMVLALLTAPGAIKETDLSPGQILGSYLFFPTERYDGRIAPVLSPGWTLNYEMAFYAALSACMTLKRPVLAVSGLFAFLALLGALSGSEGPLPSVTPDQVKTIWVFATNPICLEFVFGMALARLWHVRRGNAPLALALGLVGLILLIALDGTPLPRFIAAGLPAAMIVAAVTLAAPRMHWPLQWIGDASFAIYLSHRFTLRALTLVLLPLLPAAPWSASLFCAVAIILAAGIGWIVFTLLERPVAQALNTAPPRAAVVRH comes from the coding sequence ATGGAGCGGCTTGAAGGCCTCCAATTCGCGCGGGCGCTTGCGGTTCTGATGGTGCTGACGGGGCATGTCATCGCCGAGGCGGAGCATTACTTCGCCATCGACCTGCCCGGCGATGCGATCCCGTGGACGCGCGGCGTCGATCTGTTCTTCGTGATCTCGGGCTTCATCGTGATCCGCTCCGCCGACAAATGGCGCGCGGGGGCGGGCGCTTTCCTCGCTCGCCGGTTCCTCCGCATCGCGCCGCTTTACTACCTTTTCACCACCTTGATGGTATTGGCGCTGCTGACCGCGCCCGGCGCCATCAAGGAAACAGACCTTTCGCCCGGCCAGATCCTTGGATCCTACCTGTTTTTCCCCACAGAACGGTACGATGGCCGGATAGCACCCGTCTTGTCGCCGGGATGGACGCTCAACTATGAGATGGCCTTCTACGCCGCTCTGAGCGCCTGCATGACGCTCAAACGCCCTGTTCTGGCAGTTAGCGGCCTGTTTGCCTTTCTGGCACTCCTCGGCGCGCTCAGCGGCTCTGAGGGCCCCTTGCCATCCGTGACACCCGATCAGGTCAAGACAATCTGGGTCTTTGCCACGAACCCGATCTGTCTTGAATTCGTCTTCGGCATGGCCCTTGCCCGGCTGTGGCATGTGCGGCGCGGGAATGCGCCTCTTGCCTTGGCACTCGGCCTCGTCGGTCTGATCCTGTTGATCGCACTCGACGGCACCCCCCTGCCCCGCTTCATCGCGGCGGGACTGCCCGCAGCAATGATCGTTGCTGCCGTGACGCTTGCCGCACCGCGCATGCATTGGCCGCTGCAATGGATCGGCGACGCAAGCTTCGCGATATACCTCTCGCACCGTTTCACGCTTCGGGCTCTGACGCTGGTCCTACTGCCATTGCTCCCCGCCGCCCCCTGGTCTGCGTCCCTGTTCTGCGCCGTCGCGATCATCCTTGCGGCCGGCATCGGCTGGATCGTCTTCACGCTTTTGGAACGTCCCGTGGCCCAGGCGCTGAACACCGCGCCGCCTCGCGCAGCGGTGGTCCGGCATTGA
- a CDS encoding oligosaccharide flippase family protein produces MTGAGWAVLLQWSRLGLSALVFLAAARVLSLDDLGRFAVCLAPIRLLQNALRIGFSEAVILVAERRADIRALTGLCLILGGAVSACFLTVGLVVDLPLMALLSALPLLGAFGAVPEGQLRKRMDLRSLALRTVAAQALAAISAALALWLGAGVYALAVFALTATAATSALALVAMPLRCSWPARKQLANLWRRPAEIGARDMLSSGLFPLAQMLVAGFFGLAAAGAFQIAVRLVQLTEAMTLAPLRLAALPALRRAPQLLSETTQHTARIAMWAWPGLFIAAPDIALVAVGATHAEMVTPLLRALAPFGLFAALSMPWLQAMAASGRTGFLLCRSAGLLGASGAAIWISQDHTFLQACAGLSVVALIFWLGQSLIGNRAGWPIAHMPSLRMLLAPTVMLLGSTPLLVLDPSPLRLLALIGLGSLLYLAATKTAAMRPRLVVS; encoded by the coding sequence TTGACCGGCGCAGGCTGGGCGGTGCTCCTGCAATGGTCCCGGCTGGGGCTGTCGGCGCTGGTGTTCCTGGCTGCGGCCCGCGTGCTGTCCCTCGACGATCTCGGGCGTTTTGCGGTCTGCCTCGCGCCGATACGATTGCTTCAGAACGCCCTGCGGATCGGGTTCTCCGAAGCGGTCATCCTCGTGGCGGAGCGCCGCGCCGACATTCGCGCCCTGACCGGCCTCTGCCTGATCCTCGGCGGCGCGGTGTCGGCCTGCTTTCTGACCGTTGGTCTGGTCGTTGATCTGCCGCTTATGGCGCTCCTCTCCGCCTTGCCGCTTCTCGGCGCGTTCGGCGCCGTGCCGGAAGGGCAGTTGCGCAAACGCATGGACCTGCGCAGCCTCGCGCTCCGCACCGTGGCCGCGCAAGCCTTGGCTGCGATCTCTGCGGCTCTGGCGCTGTGGCTGGGAGCGGGGGTTTATGCTCTCGCGGTTTTCGCCCTGACTGCGACAGCTGCGACCTCCGCGCTGGCCCTTGTGGCGATGCCGCTCCGCTGCTCGTGGCCTGCGCGCAAACAGCTTGCAAATCTCTGGCGACGTCCGGCGGAGATCGGGGCCCGGGACATGCTCTCGTCCGGTCTTTTCCCACTGGCGCAAATGCTCGTCGCGGGCTTCTTCGGCCTTGCCGCCGCAGGCGCGTTCCAGATCGCTGTGCGGCTCGTGCAATTGACCGAGGCGATGACCCTCGCCCCCCTGCGCCTTGCTGCCCTGCCCGCCTTGCGCCGCGCGCCCCAGCTCCTGTCAGAGACCACGCAGCACACCGCACGGATCGCGATGTGGGCGTGGCCGGGTCTCTTTATCGCCGCGCCCGATATCGCGCTGGTGGCTGTCGGTGCGACACATGCTGAGATGGTGACGCCTCTCCTTCGCGCGCTGGCGCCCTTCGGCCTCTTCGCGGCACTATCGATGCCCTGGCTGCAAGCCATGGCAGCCAGCGGTCGCACGGGGTTCCTGCTGTGCCGAAGCGCCGGACTTCTCGGAGCCTCCGGCGCCGCGATCTGGATATCTCAAGACCATACGTTCCTCCAAGCCTGCGCGGGCCTGTCTGTCGTCGCCCTCATCTTCTGGCTCGGCCAAAGCCTCATCGGCAATCGTGCAGGCTGGCCAATCGCCCACATGCCGTCCCTTCGCATGCTTCTCGCACCGACGGTGATGCTGCTCGGATCCACGCCCCTGCTCGTTCTGGATCCCTCTCCGCTGCGGCTGCTGGCCCTGATCGGCCTTGGCTCGCTGCTCTACCTCGCCGCGACCAAGACCGCCGCGATGCGGCCACGGCTCGTCGTCTCATGA
- a CDS encoding cytochrome c family protein, producing MLKKLLAATCLFALPAGFAVAESHSTEGEMEFEIVGDAEAGERVYRKCQACHMVGEDAQNRVGPQQNGVLGRTVGAVEGFRYSDVLMEKNAEGVVWNPETLAAFLENPREWAPGTKMSFAGLRKEEERNDVIAYLATFNADGTRTTE from the coding sequence ATGCTTAAGAAACTTCTCGCAGCTACCTGCCTGTTTGCACTGCCCGCAGGGTTTGCCGTGGCGGAAAGCCATTCCACCGAAGGCGAAATGGAATTCGAGATCGTGGGCGACGCCGAAGCCGGAGAGCGCGTCTACCGCAAGTGCCAGGCCTGCCACATGGTCGGTGAAGACGCGCAGAACCGCGTGGGTCCGCAGCAGAACGGCGTTTTGGGTCGCACGGTCGGGGCTGTCGAAGGCTTCCGCTATTCCGACGTCCTGATGGAAAAGAACGCCGAAGGCGTCGTCTGGAACCCCGAAACGCTCGCGGCCTTCCTTGAGAACCCGCGCGAATGGGCGCCCGGCACCAAGATGTCCTTCGCCGGTCTGCGCAAGGAAGAGGAGCGCAATGACGTGATCGCCTATCTTGCGACCTTTAACGCAGACGGCACCCGCACCACCGAATAA
- a CDS encoding type II toxin-antitoxin system Phd/YefM family antitoxin, whose amino-acid sequence MQVNVHTAKTQLSKLIEAALRGEEVVIARGKDPVARIVPFQKPKFEFGLLEGEVTHIPDFLEPMDEDDLDLWEGR is encoded by the coding sequence ATGCAGGTCAATGTCCACACCGCCAAGACCCAGTTGTCCAAGCTGATCGAAGCCGCTCTGCGCGGTGAGGAGGTCGTGATCGCGCGCGGCAAGGACCCCGTTGCGCGCATCGTGCCGTTCCAGAAGCCGAAATTCGAGTTTGGCCTTCTTGAGGGCGAGGTCACGCACATCCCTGATTTTCTCGAACCCATGGATGAGGACGATCTGGATCTCTGGGAAGGGCGATGA
- a CDS encoding replication initiation protein — protein sequence MRDLTQSESGDDIPRDKLTGSLRRPSVKKNVAAIHVSGKLTLLQRKLSNVLLLNAYDTLISRPKHQIDARTLCLMVGYNSNDMETLKQSLRSLAETTAEWDMLDEQGRQEWGVSSLLSYAKLKGGICEYAYSPALAEKLHDPKVFALINLNIQRRFTSGHALALYENCYRFVRTGSTGWWPIELFRRLMGVDGSAYYDSFKHLNAKVIKPAVAEVNKTSNILLEPEFRKMGRQVVELRFKIKENPQLGLLNIDDGEGIRQGLTYRRLIAVGVSDRLARQWIAQHGEAYVNEKLDYLAGREGIESPVRYLTAAIRDDYKPADGSDAAPSNADIGSLDEMRALRTKQLDRIRALVADRSPTQRDADKRLFLARLKDAALRADFGKSGWDSAANRSAIVRFWDEMVPGAFEDLT from the coding sequence ATGCGGGATCTTACCCAATCGGAATCCGGGGATGATATTCCCCGTGACAAGCTGACAGGCTCGCTCAGACGGCCTTCGGTCAAGAAGAACGTCGCAGCGATCCATGTGTCGGGCAAACTGACATTGCTGCAGCGCAAGCTGTCCAACGTTCTTCTGCTCAACGCCTATGACACGCTCATCTCGCGGCCGAAGCACCAGATCGACGCGCGGACGCTGTGCCTGATGGTGGGCTACAATTCCAATGATATGGAGACGCTGAAACAGTCTCTACGCAGCCTTGCAGAGACGACGGCCGAGTGGGACATGCTCGACGAGCAGGGGCGCCAGGAATGGGGTGTGTCTTCGCTGCTCTCTTACGCCAAGCTCAAGGGCGGAATTTGCGAATACGCTTATTCACCGGCTTTGGCCGAGAAGCTGCACGACCCCAAGGTCTTCGCGCTGATCAACCTCAATATCCAGCGCCGCTTCACCTCCGGCCATGCGCTGGCGCTCTACGAGAATTGTTACCGCTTCGTCCGGACAGGCTCGACCGGATGGTGGCCGATCGAGCTGTTCCGGCGCCTCATGGGGGTCGATGGCTCTGCCTATTACGACAGCTTCAAGCATCTCAACGCCAAGGTCATCAAACCTGCCGTGGCGGAGGTGAACAAGACGTCGAACATCCTGCTCGAGCCAGAGTTTCGCAAGATGGGCCGTCAGGTCGTGGAGCTGCGTTTCAAGATCAAGGAGAACCCGCAGCTTGGTCTTCTGAACATCGATGACGGGGAGGGGATAAGGCAGGGCCTCACCTATCGCCGTTTGATCGCGGTCGGGGTCAGCGACCGGCTGGCGCGGCAATGGATCGCGCAACATGGCGAGGCCTACGTGAACGAAAAGCTCGACTACCTCGCCGGGCGCGAGGGGATCGAGAGCCCGGTGCGCTACCTGACGGCCGCAATTCGCGACGATTACAAGCCCGCGGATGGCTCGGACGCCGCGCCGTCGAACGCCGATATCGGATCGCTGGACGAGATGCGCGCGCTGCGCACCAAGCAACTCGACCGTATCCGCGCGCTCGTGGCGGATCGCAGCCCGACGCAACGCGATGCCGATAAACGGCTGTTCCTCGCGCGGCTGAAGGATGCAGCTCTGCGGGCGGATTTCGGCAAATCAGGCTGGGATAGTGCCGCAAATCGCTCCGCCATCGTGCGGTTCTGGGACGAAATGGTGCCGGGCGCCTTCGAAGATCTAACCTGA
- a CDS encoding ABC transporter permease, which yields MGAAALTADASVLPQPYALIDPLRAELASGELLYHLGRTLIRVAWAFTLAMVLGIALGLVMGRSERVNQWLDPWLVVFLNLPALVLIVLCYLWIGLNETAAIVAVVLNKVPNVATMIREGARSTSPELDAMARVYRLSPLTRLRHVTLPQLAPFIAGAARSGVAVIWKIVLVVEFLGRSSGVGFQIHLYFQLFDVAMVLVYALSFICVMLVVEWALLQPWERRVRRWRLA from the coding sequence ATGGGGGCCGCGGCATTGACCGCGGATGCCTCGGTCCTGCCGCAGCCCTATGCGCTGATTGATCCGCTCAGGGCGGAGCTTGCCTCGGGCGAGTTGCTGTACCATCTCGGTCGCACGCTCATACGCGTGGCCTGGGCCTTTACGCTGGCGATGGTCCTCGGGATCGCCCTTGGTCTCGTGATGGGTCGGTCAGAGCGGGTGAACCAATGGCTCGACCCTTGGCTGGTGGTGTTCCTGAACCTGCCGGCACTCGTACTGATCGTGCTCTGTTACCTTTGGATTGGTCTAAACGAGACGGCGGCCATCGTCGCGGTCGTGCTCAACAAGGTGCCAAATGTGGCCACCATGATCCGCGAAGGCGCGCGGTCCACATCCCCCGAGCTTGACGCCATGGCGCGCGTCTACCGATTGTCGCCGCTGACCCGGCTGCGCCATGTGACGCTGCCGCAACTGGCCCCGTTCATCGCAGGGGCCGCGCGCTCCGGCGTCGCGGTGATCTGGAAGATCGTGCTGGTCGTGGAATTCCTGGGCCGATCATCCGGCGTGGGCTTTCAGATCCATCTCTATTTTCAGCTCTTCGATGTGGCGATGGTTCTGGTCTATGCGCTCTCGTTCATTTGCGTGATGCTGGTCGTCGAATGGGCGCTTCTGCAGCCTTGGGAACGGCGCGTGCGCCGCTGGCGGTTGGCATGA
- a CDS encoding ParB/RepB/Spo0J family partition protein, producing MAKRRQLEVPSADALKELEEGFARETTRGGMRPPIADVVADAARLSDPLPHSERAEVARDRSDAETLRAARQKGLVAVEIPLAEISVDTLSRDRMDVEDEALQELVRSIDAHGLRLPIEVFGQADGSYALISGFRRLAAVRQLNASYGSTQFATIPAFVRAPKSSVEAIQAMIEENEIRVGISQYERGRVAAMAVHGGVFSSLDEAVSSLYSSSSKAKRSKIRSFALIHEELGDMLHFPKALSERQCLRLAGALRVGLGSAIRAALETQVISDAEREWAILLPLIEEAETGNVDSARGGRPKKAAKAADPGREIGKGIRMKVGRRSDSVSITLSGAALEGVDIDTVIAKIESHFSE from the coding sequence ATGGCGAAACGCAGACAGCTTGAAGTGCCCTCGGCCGATGCGCTGAAGGAGCTTGAAGAGGGTTTCGCACGCGAAACCACACGCGGGGGCATGCGGCCGCCCATTGCGGATGTGGTCGCGGATGCGGCGCGATTGTCCGACCCCCTGCCCCACAGCGAACGCGCCGAGGTAGCGCGGGATCGCAGTGATGCAGAGACGCTGCGCGCGGCCCGGCAGAAAGGTCTTGTCGCGGTCGAGATTCCGCTGGCGGAGATCTCGGTCGATACCCTGTCGCGGGATCGGATGGATGTTGAGGACGAGGCGCTCCAAGAACTGGTGCGCTCCATCGATGCGCATGGGCTGCGTCTGCCCATCGAGGTCTTCGGGCAAGCGGACGGGAGTTATGCGCTCATTTCCGGGTTCCGGCGGTTGGCGGCCGTGCGGCAGCTGAACGCAAGCTACGGGTCCACGCAATTCGCGACCATTCCGGCCTTCGTGCGGGCTCCGAAATCTTCGGTCGAGGCAATCCAGGCCATGATCGAAGAGAACGAGATCCGGGTCGGGATCAGTCAGTATGAACGCGGTCGGGTCGCGGCCATGGCGGTGCATGGCGGTGTGTTCTCCAGTCTCGATGAGGCGGTTTCGAGCCTATATTCATCCTCATCCAAGGCCAAGCGGTCGAAGATCCGATCCTTCGCCCTGATCCATGAGGAGCTGGGAGATATGCTGCATTTCCCGAAGGCCCTGAGCGAACGGCAATGCCTTCGCCTTGCCGGGGCGCTGCGTGTCGGTCTCGGAAGTGCAATTCGGGCAGCGTTAGAGACGCAAGTGATCTCGGATGCGGAGCGGGAATGGGCTATTCTGCTACCTCTGATCGAGGAGGCGGAGACTGGCAATGTCGATAGCGCGCGCGGCGGTCGACCGAAGAAAGCAGCGAAAGCCGCAGATCCCGGGCGCGAAATCGGGAAAGGTATCCGAATGAAGGTCGGGCGCCGGTCTGACAGCGTGTCGATTACCTTGTCCGGCGCGGCGCTCGAAGGCGTCGATATCGACACTGTTATTGCCAAGATCGAGTCTCATTTCTCGGAGTGA
- a CDS encoding ABC transporter substrate-binding protein: MYKRLWATLTVIVLASTAAAQDLPTIRGAVLKIGTVNWELATIVENGLDEKHGFKLEIMPFADNGATRVAVAGDEADMAVADWIWVARQRAGGQDYTFVPYSKAVGSVVVPEGSDAETLEDLAGGKIGIAGGPLDKSWLILRAYAQKQYDFDLKAETEQVYGAPPLIFKSGLSGDYAGAINFWHFLAKMKAAGMRELISVETAATELGLNPETPLLGYFFKDEFVAANPGIAQAFYNASRDAKDLLLSDPAAWDAIRPRMNAKTDAQFEQLKADWIAGAPARGPIDLEGANAFLSLMNELGGADLVGEATQVPAGLFAEVE; this comes from the coding sequence ATATACAAACGCCTTTGGGCGACACTTACCGTTATCGTGCTTGCCAGCACCGCCGCCGCGCAAGATCTGCCGACGATCCGGGGCGCGGTTCTCAAGATCGGGACAGTCAATTGGGAATTGGCGACCATCGTCGAGAATGGCCTCGACGAGAAGCACGGCTTCAAGCTTGAGATCATGCCCTTCGCCGATAACGGCGCGACGCGCGTCGCTGTTGCGGGCGACGAGGCCGACATGGCGGTGGCCGACTGGATATGGGTGGCGCGCCAGCGGGCAGGGGGGCAGGACTACACATTTGTGCCGTACTCCAAGGCCGTGGGCAGTGTCGTGGTCCCCGAGGGCAGCGATGCCGAGACGCTGGAGGACCTTGCCGGCGGCAAGATCGGCATCGCCGGCGGTCCGCTCGACAAATCCTGGCTGATCCTGCGGGCCTATGCGCAGAAGCAATACGATTTCGATCTGAAGGCCGAGACCGAGCAGGTCTACGGCGCGCCGCCGCTGATCTTCAAATCCGGCCTTAGCGGGGATTATGCAGGCGCGATCAATTTCTGGCATTTCCTCGCCAAGATGAAAGCCGCAGGCATGCGCGAGCTGATCTCGGTCGAGACGGCGGCCACTGAGCTGGGCCTCAACCCCGAGACGCCGCTCTTGGGCTACTTCTTCAAGGATGAATTCGTCGCCGCGAATCCGGGCATTGCGCAGGCCTTCTACAATGCGTCCCGCGACGCGAAGGATCTGTTGCTGAGCGACCCGGCCGCATGGGACGCAATCCGTCCGCGCATGAATGCCAAGACCGACGCGCAGTTCGAACAACTCAAAGCCGATTGGATCGCCGGCGCGCCTGCGCGCGGCCCGATCGACCTTGAAGGGGCCAATGCGTTTCTGAGCCTGATGAACGAATTGGGTGGGGCGGACCTCGTGGGCGAGGCAACGCAAGTGCCTGCCGGATTGTTCGCGGAGGTCGAATAG
- a CDS encoding CidA/LrgA family protein — translation MIQNIALLLLFQLGGELASRGFGLPVPGPVLGLAALFATFIAVPKLADRMRETTSGLLSHLSLLFVPAGVGVTAHLGTFAENGLALAAALIVSTTLAILAGVWAFILTAKLTGATGDD, via the coding sequence ATGATCCAGAACATTGCCCTTCTGCTGCTGTTCCAGCTTGGCGGAGAGCTCGCATCGCGCGGCTTCGGGCTGCCGGTGCCCGGGCCGGTCCTCGGGCTCGCGGCACTGTTTGCCACTTTCATCGCCGTGCCGAAACTCGCCGACCGGATGCGGGAGACCACGTCGGGCCTTCTGTCGCATCTGTCGCTTCTATTCGTGCCGGCGGGGGTGGGCGTGACGGCGCATCTCGGCACCTTCGCCGAGAACGGCCTTGCCTTGGCCGCCGCACTCATCGTCTCCACCACCTTGGCAATCCTCGCCGGGGTCTGGGCGTTCATCCTGACCGCGAAACTGACCGGAGCGACGGGCGATGACTGA
- a CDS encoding ATP-binding cassette domain-containing protein, translating into MIEIAVTAKRFGNQPLLGLVAFDITPGETVAITGPSGIGKSTLLRIVAGIDTDFDGHIATPDRIAMVFQEPTLLPWRSVLQNLTLVHPGLGDAAAQACLERVGLSNKAGDFPGQLSLGQQRRLALARAFAAEPELLILDEPFVSLDPATAETMLTLTEKLIAETRPATLFVSHSETEARRLATRILTLRGNPASLAPFPIATQELKS; encoded by the coding sequence ATGATCGAGATCGCCGTCACCGCCAAGCGCTTCGGTAACCAACCGCTCCTCGGGCTTGTCGCTTTCGACATTACACCGGGCGAGACGGTGGCGATCACCGGCCCGTCGGGCATCGGGAAATCGACGCTTTTGCGGATCGTCGCGGGCATCGACACGGATTTCGACGGGCACATCGCGACGCCTGACCGTATCGCGATGGTCTTCCAGGAGCCGACGCTTCTGCCCTGGCGCAGCGTTCTGCAAAACCTCACGCTCGTACATCCGGGGCTGGGCGATGCCGCGGCGCAGGCCTGCCTCGAACGCGTGGGCCTGTCGAACAAGGCCGGCGATTTTCCCGGACAGCTCTCGCTCGGCCAGCAGCGGCGTCTCGCCCTCGCGCGCGCCTTCGCGGCCGAGCCTGAATTGCTGATCCTGGATGAGCCTTTCGTCTCATTGGACCCGGCGACCGCAGAGACGATGCTGACCCTGACCGAGAAACTGATCGCCGAGACGCGGCCCGCAACCCTGTTTGTCTCTCATTCTGAAACCGAAGCGCGTCGTCTGGCGACGCGGATCCTGACATTGCGGGGCAATCCCGCGTCGCTCGCACCCTTTCCCATTGCAACGCAGGAACTGAAATCATGA
- a CDS encoding LrgB family protein, producing the protein MTDPFELWSYLAEEPLLWLTVTLAAYVIADRLAEALKRHPLANPVLMAIILIAVVLTVSRTPFQAYFEGAQFVHFMLGPATVALALPLYDNLGRVRRTLLPMVGALLAGAMTAIASALGIAYALGVRGEALLSLAPKSATAPVALGVSEAIGGEPTLTAVLVILTGITGAIVATPMLNAMRITDWRARGFAVGLAAHGIGTAHAFRVNSTAGAFAGIGMGLNAMLTALLAPLVIGMLF; encoded by the coding sequence ATGACTGATCCGTTCGAGCTCTGGTCCTATCTCGCGGAAGAGCCGCTCTTGTGGCTGACGGTGACGCTGGCCGCTTACGTCATTGCGGATCGCCTCGCGGAGGCCTTGAAGCGTCATCCGCTCGCCAATCCGGTCCTGATGGCCATCATCCTGATCGCGGTGGTTCTGACCGTGAGCCGCACACCGTTTCAGGCGTATTTCGAGGGCGCGCAATTCGTGCACTTCATGCTCGGCCCCGCAACCGTCGCGCTGGCGCTGCCGCTCTACGACAATCTCGGTCGGGTGCGGCGCACGTTGCTGCCCATGGTTGGAGCACTTCTGGCCGGGGCAATGACCGCAATCGCGAGCGCGCTGGGGATCGCTTATGCGCTTGGTGTACGCGGTGAGGCGCTCTTGTCGCTCGCGCCGAAATCCGCCACGGCGCCCGTGGCCCTTGGTGTGTCGGAGGCGATCGGAGGCGAGCCCACGCTGACCGCCGTTCTTGTCATCCTGACCGGGATCACCGGCGCCATCGTCGCGACGCCCATGCTGAACGCGATGCGCATCACCGACTGGCGCGCGCGCGGCTTTGCCGTGGGCTTGGCCGCGCACGGGATCGGGACCGCACATGCCTTCCGGGTCAATTCGACCGCGGGGGCCTTCGCGGGGATCGGCATGGGGCTGAACGCGATGCTGACAGCGCTTCTGGCGCCGCTGGTCATCGGCATGCTGTTCTAG